One region of Camelus bactrianus isolate YW-2024 breed Bactrian camel chromosome 20, ASM4877302v1, whole genome shotgun sequence genomic DNA includes:
- the LOC105084051 gene encoding tripartite motif-containing protein 26 has product MATMAATSPLRNLEDEVLCSICLDYLRDPVTIDCGHVFCYHCIIKVCESARQPLYCSLCKTAFKKENIRHVWQMASLVENIWRMKVDEERQPREERPSEQRAEKLCGQHLEKLHYYCKDDQQILCVMCRESREHRHHAAVLLEKAAQPYRGKILNHLKILKGDRDRIQNFQSTGEDEIQALLAKFQSHKQDIASVFEQGHQFLREREQYLLEWLEGMEQELTEGKNSHVTRGSEEVVRLGTLISELEKKAQQPALELLQDPSDIISRYPRKKFWIEKPISPAIKKRTEEFSDKLLSLERGLRGFHGKLIRDLEYKTMRIILNSQTANGYLSVSPNGKSMIFTGLWMNKHQHGQRFDPEPGVLGSKGFTWGKVYWEVKMDRIWWGAEEEEEAVKYRGGTRGVFGSSYLGGFIGITDGYSSPGYRDESEELEEEWSQENGIWPKFCVVGVARESVVRRGFLNFTPEEGFWTLQLSSAGVYICTSPEPLQILSYCPRQIGVALDYDGGKVTFTNARTEEFIYEFSSSFTGRIFPFLWLNCMRSRLTLRP; this is encoded by the exons ATGGCTACCATGGCTGCTACCTCTCCTCTGAGAAACCTGGAGGACGAGGTGCTGTGCTCGATCTGTCTTGACTACTTGAGAGACCCTGTAACCATTGACTGTGGTCATGTCTTCTGCTACCACTGCATCATTAAGGTCTGTGAGTCTGCTCGGCAGCCATTATATTGTTCTCTCTGCAAGACAGCCTTTAAGAAAGAGAATATCCGCCACGTGTGGCAGATGGCCAGCCTAGTGGAGAACATCTGGAGGATGAAAGTAGATGAGGAGAGACAGCCCAGAGAGGAAAGGCCATCTGAGCAAAGAGCAGAGAAGCTGTGTGGGCAGCATTTGGAGAAGCTCCATTACTACTGCAAGGATGACCAGCAGATATTGTGTGTTATGTGTCGGGAGTCCCGGGAGCACAGGCACCATGCTGCCGTTCTCCTGGAGAAGGCTGCACAGCCTTATCGG GGTAAAATCCTAAACCATCTGAAGATTCtgaagggagacagagacaggattCAGAATTTTCAGTCTACGGGAGAAGATGAGATTCAGGCCCTGCTG GCAAAATTCCAGAGCCACAAGCAAGACATAGCATCAGTGTTTGAACAGGGCCATCAGTTCCTGAGAGAAAGGGAGCAGTACCTGTTGGAGTGGCTGGAGGGGATGGAGCAAGAGCTCACTGAAGGGAAGAACAGCCATGTCACCAGGGGCTCTGAAGAGGTGGTCCGGCTTGGAACCTTGATTTCTGAGTTAGAGAAGAAGGCTCAGCAGCCAGCACTTGAACTTTTGCAG GACCCAAGTGACATAATAAGCAG ATATCCCCGAAAGAAGTTCTGGATTGAAAAGCCTATCAGTCCTGCAATCAAAAAGCGGACAGAAGAATTTTCAGATAAACTTCTTTCTTTAGAGAGAGGACTCAGAGGATTCCATG GAAAACTGATAAGGGATCTGGAATATAAGACAA TGAGGATCATCCTGAATTCCCAGACAGCCAATGGCTACCTCTCAGTGTCTCCGAATGGGAAGAGTATGATATTCACTGGCTTGTGGATGAACAAACACCAACATGGTCAGCGATTTGATCCAGAGCCTGGAGTGCTGGGCAGTAAGGGCTTCACGTGGGGCAAAGTGTATTGGGAAGTGAAAATGGACAGGATATGGTGGGGAgcggaggaggaagaagaagcagTGAAATACAGGGGCGGAACCAGAGGTGTGTTTGGCAGTAGCTATCTTGGTGGGTTTATAGGCATCACTGATGGGTATAGTTCTCCTGGATATAGAGATGAGAGTGAGGAGTTGGAGGAGGAATGGTCTCAGGAAAATGGAATATGGCCAAAATTCTGCGTGGTAGGGGTGGCAAGAGAGTCAGTGGTGAGAAGAGGATTTCTTAACTTCACCCCTGAGGAGGGATTCTGGACTCTACAGCTGTCTTCAGCTGGGGTTTATATATGTACTAGCCCTGAACCCCTCCAGATCCTGTCCTACTGTCCAAGGCAGATTGGGGTTGCCCTGGATTATGATGGTGGGAAAGTAACCTTTACCAATGCCAGAACTGAAGAATTTATCTATGAATTCTCATCTTCCTTCACTGGGAGAATTTTCCCTTTCCTGTGGCTTAATTGCATGAGATCCAGACTTACACTGAGGCCCTGA